The genomic stretch GGATCATTGCAAGCTTTCTGTTCCCCATCAGCTTCAGAGGATTCTCTTCTCTCACGAAGTTCGTTCTAGTCGTGATGGACATGAGTCTGAAGGATACACAGGTTCTTCTCCTCAGGAACTGCACAAACCTGCAAAGTTTACACCTGATTGACATTAATGATATTATAGTTCTGCAGCTTCCAAAGCTTGAGGAATTAGTATGGCTTTGGACTTCTCCATGTGGCACATTCAAGATTGATACGCCGGCTTTGCGAACGCTGGATTACTGtggagaagttcttctcccaacATCTACGTTTCAGTCCTTGCCATGTCTTCAACATGTTTCTCTGCAATATGTTTATGGTAACCACCCTGACTGTCATGCTGCAAAGTTACGGATCATCTCTACTTGATTTCCTCATGTTAAGAGCTTGCACACCTGCGGTATCATTGTATCAAGTCCCCAAGGTGAGCCGGGTGACATTGTCTTGGTATGCTCTAATGTGTTGTTCCACTGCTAACCAGTTTGAATTTTTGCAGTTTGTCAGACTGAGAACGCCTGGTGACGCTACAAACTACTTTTTTCGCGCATTTTTCTTGGAAGGAATGAGTTGACCCATGTACATGTTTTGACATTTTCCATCCAAGGTGCGCTATTTATCATGTTTTGAATCTCATACTGGTGCCGTGTGGGATGATTCCAATTTTGAGCACAGCAGTTTGAAGGAAGTGGAGATGTATAATTTCAAGGGAAGAGACAATGAGATAGGCTTTGCTAGACTACTGCTTCATAGAGCTCCAAACATGAGACACATTGCTTTCAGCCAAGCTCCTCTGCGTGAAGCTGTGGATCGCCAGTTCATACCCCCCCTGAACTGGCCTAGAGCTGAAGAATTCAGCCCTAGAGACTATTAGTTAGTTCTCTCTAAATCAGTGGATGGTGGTGTTTCTTCTAGTGTGCACGTGTCATTCATGTAATTTGAAGGGCACATCTGATTCCATTGTGCTACACCTCCAGATGCAATGTGGCATGTAGTATATGACTTTATTGCAAATGAGAACTAAGTTTATTAGTGATACTATTATAGTCTTCCCACCTTTATGTACTTGGAAAATCGTCTAATGATGTTTGGATGTGATGGTAttctaaaaatatataaaaaaaacaattttctttttttaaaatatgTTTTGGCCTTCACCTTGCATGTAGCATGACTAGGGTTGCCATCACAGTTGGCCTTCACCATGGATATTGGAATGGTGCGTTTATCATGTTAGTGCACTAACCATGTGAGCTCAGCTggttagtgttttttttttgtaaatgaCACGATATATGTAATTTAATGGGAACACAAACACAAGCTTGTAGAATAGGAGCCAATTCATGTCTTCAGCCATTGAGCAGATAGATTCAGCAAGCTGTTCACGAAATCACGAGTACACTAACTCAGGCAAAACTAACCACTTTTACCTTCAGAGCTGACCTTGGTGGAAAATAGAGTGCTGTTCACATAAAGTAAGTAGATATCTTAGGTTTTTCTCTCAGTGCAAACCCTTGGGATGCCACTAAATCATCCATTATTAAAGATGAAATAAACTCAACCCAAACATCCTTAAGCATATTGCAATGAGGTTGATAGGCTAAAGCCAACATACACGCCCCAATTTGCACATCCAGATCCTCACGAAGTATGGTTTGGCACACCAGCTTTTGTCAATCCAAGGCATATCGGTCTGCAGCCACAAGTATGTTCCAAATCATTTGACTTCATATCAAAGCAAGAAATAGAtcggttttgtaattagcaggGCCTTGAAGATAAGGTTGCATTTCTTGGATGGTACTCAGACGAATTCAGTTCTCCTCCATCAGTAGTACCTTAGGACCAATTGCACCGTACTGACCACTGGCACCTTAGGACGAGCAAAAACTAGCATGCTAGTAATACAACTTACTATGAATTATAGACTTATAGTCCACGCATACTTTCACTCGACAGTAAGTTGTTTGTCCAAACATATTCAACTTAGGATGAGCTGATCAAGCAAAAAAGCTGTCAAGCTACCAAAGAAGTCAACTTAAGATGATGATGTGCTCATGCTTTACGAAACCTACATGCCTTCTCGAACACTTCAATTACATCAGGTGGGCAAGTTCTTTTCAGATTCCTGTAACCTTGGGTTCTCTGCACAGCATCCCTAGCAATTGAACAGGTGATAAATTCCAAGCAAGCATCCTTAAGCATGTCACATTGATGCTGATCAGCTAAAGCAAATGTGGTTGCCACGGTCTGCACACAGAGATTCTCACAAAGAATACTTTGACACATCAGAGTTAGCCTCTCCATGCCATACCGGTCCGCAGCCACAAGCAGGTGGCGGATCATATCGGTACGAGCATCTGCCTTAAGATAATCCAAAGGGGGCAAAGAGTCGGTGTAGATGAAATGAAGCAGCTCCCTGAAAACATCAGGCTGCATATCCTCGATGGTTATGGGCACTGCTCCTGCCTCCCTCAAAGGCCCATAGAGCTGTGCTTTGAAGACAGGTGAGCGCGTGGCGAGGACAACCTTGTGCGCTGCGAATTCCTCTCCTCCTACACTGAAAGTAACATCCACCCCCACCTTCTCTTCCAACAGCTTGGCATAATGCCCTGCCATATCAGACTGCGGCACCTGAATTTTGGGAATAGTTTTGGTTCCTGTCCTCCATGGCTCCTTGATGACAGTGACGGTGCATTCCATTGTGAGGCAATCATCCCGAAGGCAAGTAGGCGATTCGAAGATGCTGCGTTTTGCCCGAAAGAAACTAATCGCGCTATGAAAATCTTTGTCTCTTTGGAACTCCCTCGGTGCTTCCTTGTGCACCGAGACCAACAGCCCAGTGCTCTGGTCGACCAACCGCAGCTCGTAGGACGCCCTCAACTTGACGTGTTTGGACGCGATCACGATTCCAGCTACGGATTTGTCGCTGAATCCATCAGGGCGGAAGAAAATGGCCCAGTGGTGGCCGCCAGCCCGGAACGTGCTGGATACgaggattttctttttctcgCCGGCTGCGGTGTTGATGTGCTGGCTGTACCCGCAGATGTGGAAGACACCCATGCCTTGCTCACTCCCGGAATTCCACGTCGACATCGTCTTTGTGTTCTGCATCCGCGGCGAGGAGGATGGACCGGAGGAGGCAGGGCcggcgcgacggcggtggcAAGCGCGTACCCTAGAGGCCTGGAGTCTGGAGATATCTGACGATAGCAATAAAGAAATCTCAAAATTGGAAGCGGAAGGGGAAAGGAGAGAAGATTGCGGAGGGGATCGAACCTTCCGCAGGCGAGGTGGCCGGAGattggggcggcggcgcggaagaCGACGGGACAGAGGTGGCCGGAGATTTGCGTTTCAGGAAGAAAAACGGCGAGGAGAAGATTGTCACAACCCCGAGGCCACCAGCGGTGAGGATCGGAATCGACCGCCAGGAATTAACTACTCACTTACATGCGGGCCCGGTGACGTTAAAGACCCGTCAGATATCCTGTCGCCTGTGGCTTCGAGTGGGCTGGCCCGTGGCATAATGTCATGGGCTATGAATTGCTTTATGGGCCATACCATGATTGAGAGTTAATGGGCGGGCCTAGACACTGGATTTTGGGCATGAAGAAATTGGGCTCTTTGTCGGCACGGCCCACCCCGCAAAATCTCAGGTCTCTCTAGtggtttctcaaaaaaaaaaaaaaggttgtgaATCTTGTTGCGTCGTCCCCGGTGAATCTTGTTGGGTCGCGATGGCGAGGTCGACGCGCAAATCCGCAGCGCCGCCTAGCCACGTTCCTGAGGCGGGGAGATCTCGTAAACGGCAGCGCTCCAATAAGCGAGATCACGGCGGCCGCGACTGGATCAGCGCCCTACCGGACGAGATCCTGGTCGCCATCCTCCATGGGCTGGACGCCAAGACGGCGGTGAGCACGAGCCTCCTCTCCCGGCGATGGAGGCACCTGTGGAAGTCCCTGCGATCCCTCCGCCTCAGCGAGGTCTCCCTGCCCGACGACGCCTCCTGGGTCCGCCTCGGGCCGATGCGGGAGGAGTATCTCAAGGCGAACAAGGTCAACCACTTCGTTCCCTCCCTGCGATGGTTCTCGGAGATTATCAAGAAGAGAAGCGCCGCCGACGACAACGAAGCTCTGAGAGGACTTTCCGTCGTGTTCTCAGGCAGCGCAGagtgcgccggcgccgtcgacggcgcCATAGCCGCTGCGTCCGAGCAGGGCGTGAAGGGCATCGACGTGGCGGTCGTCGGAGATACAAGGCTGACGAAGTACGAGTTCCCTTCATGGCCGTTCTCCGACGATGGTGACATTACACGCTCATCATCGGCATCGCCGCTGGCCAGTTTACGCCTGAACAACTGCCGGCTCTCCGTCAGCGAAAGCTTCCAAGGATTCTCCGCTCTCACGAAGCTCGTCCTCGTCGCGATGCACATGAGCCTGGAGGACACGACGGCTGTCCTCAGGAGCTGCAAGAACCTGAGGAGCCTGTACCTGATCGACATGCTCGACATAAGGGTCGTGCGGCATCCGAGGCTCGAGGAGCTGGTGTGGCTCTGGCCCCCTCCTCCGTCCGGCGCGCTGGTGATCGAGGCGCCGGCTCTGCGGAGGCTCGAGTTCTggggcgccggcgaggtccTCCCGGCGTCCACGCGTCGGTCCTCGCCGTGCCTTGAGCATGTGTCTCTGCAGTTTGTTGTTTACGGTGGCCGTCCTGATGAACGTCATGCGAAAAACCTACGGAACATCTCTGCTCGGTTTCCTCGTGTTAGGAGCCTTCACCTGCGGTACCAAGTCCCCAAGGTGTCTCATCGAAGAACATTATCTTGGAATCTTGGTGTGGTtattaagggggcgtttggttcctttgcttatttttaagcaagtgtcacatcaatatttagatactaattaggagtattaaacgtaggctaattgcaaaacctattacataagtggaggctaaacagcgagacgaacctattaagcctaattaatccatcattagcaaatgtttactgtagcaacacattgtcaaatcatggactaattaggcttaatagattcgtctcgccgtttagcctccacctatgtaatggattttgtaaatagtctacgtttaatactcctaattagtatctaaacattgatgtgacacttgcttaaaaataagctaatggaaccaaaccaggcctaagtTCGTGTGCTTTGTTGTTTCACCGCTAACTAACCAGTTTGAATCTTGTTGCGCGCAGTTGGTCGTCAGGCCGGGAACGCCTGCCATTTTCTCTAAGCTCAGGGTCCTAACTTTAAGCATCGATACGAAGCCTTCGGATGATCTTCTTTGGATGGCCATGTTTGTAGCTGCCGCGCCTTGTTTGGCGACCCTACAAACTAATGTAAGACTGTTAGTTTCTTCATGCTCTCCTACGCATTCTcgattttttttccatgcatTTTCTGTATTATTATCTTGTTTCATCAGAATACTAGTATACATACTACTTGTCATTTGGAGGGAATGAAATGAATTATTAGCTCatatatgtgcatgcatgtttTAACCCTTTTTCCATTATTTCAGGTGCGCTATTTACCATTTCTTGAATCTCGTAATGGTGTCGTGTGGGATGATTCCGGCTTTGAGCACAGCAGCTTGAAGGAAGTAGAGATGTACAATTTCAGGGGAAGGGACAACGAGATAGGCTTTGCTAGGCTGTTGCTTCGTAGAGCTCCAAGTACGAGACGCATTGCTTTCAGCCAAGCTCGTATGCGTGATCGTGAAGATGTGGATCACCAGTGTATACCTCCTGACTGGCCTAAAGCTGTGGAATTCAGCCCAAGAGACAACCACTTAGTTCTCTGTAAATTGTTGGATGGTGTTTCTACCGGTGCTCGTGTGTTGTTCATGTAATTTACCTTTGGAAGAACGGCCGGATCCCTTGGTGACTTGGTGTAATACGTCATGTATCATGATTTGATTGATTCATAGTAAATAGCAGGTAAGTTAACTAACTTTATTGGAGAATAAAATCGTAGAAGAATGTTTGGATATGATGGTATTTAAAAAGCTGAAATAACCTTCATAAATCATTCAAAATAAACGTTTTGGCCTCCGGCCGACTTAGAACCCCTTTACCGGTACTTAAATGACTTTGCgttcaaaaaataaagaaaaaaaaatttgacgAACAACATATGTGATGGAGTTAGATATGCtttcttttgaagtaacccgtaAAGAGGTCTTCAGTACCAGGCAATAACACCGCTCGGTACTTAATAGCACGAGATACTGGTGTTATTGcttgccatttagtaccggttggtattatTACCTAGTACTGTAAAAGGCTTTTGAGGACCGAAAATTTCTACTCGGTACTACTTTTGGTACTAATTTCGCGTGTTAGTACCGGACGAAAAGCTGTCTGGTACTTAACGTCaaggacgaatgctcatatttctattAGTGTATATAGGGATGAGAGTGGAAACAAAATATACGGAAGACACAAGTTTATTGAAGTTTTCCCATATTTTGGAGTACAATTAACATGAGAATGGTAAGGAAAACAGATAAAAGGATATGGAAGCGAAAATGCTAAACAATAGACAATAGTCTAGACTCTTCATCGTTCTTTTCACATTTAGCCGATAATTGCAACAGAAATTTTCCATTCATTCAACAGTCTCCTATTAGGGATACTCCAATAGGAGGAGAACAAACTTCATTTTCGACATCGCAGGGGTAGTAACGGAATTCTCTTTGAACGGCATACGCACGTGCCGACCGTGTCGGGGGAAGAAACCCAccagcctccgcctccgctccgccggTCCGCCCCACTCGCGCCCgcacctccccctccctcctccagtcgcctccgccgccgccgccgacgaaccTCCCCCGCCTGGGCGCTCTCTCGAAGAAAACCTCCTCCCCTCTGGTCCTCCAAGGCCCTCCCTGTTCACGCGGCACCAGAGCTGCAGAACCCTAGATAAACCCTGGTACGGGAGCTAAGCCCCCGCGCTGCTATATCGTACCtagcggcggcgatggcgagggTCCTTCCCGGAGAGTGGGTTCCCCACGtagaggcctacgtcgacgtcTCCCGGCCCGCCGCGCAACACGTACGGTCtcacccctcctctcccctgcACTTCCCTTCTCTGCACAATTGGATTCTCTGAGCTTGAAGCTTTGGTTCAGTTAGCTTATTGTTCTCAGAAATTCGGTTGCGTTAGCTGTAATGCGAGGTTATTTTGGCTACTGGACGAAACTTTCGGACTATGTGAGCAGCTTGATAGAAAAAATTTTCAGTCTGAAATTCTGTGTAATCCTGCTGCAGTTTGTTATGATATGTGCGTGAGTTGAATATTCATCTGGAAAAAAATATGCCTTTTGTTTGACTAGTGTCAATTTTCATGCTACTTTCATGTGGAAGCTAATGCTGGAACAGTAATGCAATGAGACAATGGCGCCTTTTGTTAGACTAGTAACTGATTTTGTGTGGACCCTAATGTTTTCATAACAGTCTGCCAGTGTGGATGCGCTTGCGGCCCTGGTGAACAAGGACAAGCTGACCCTCTTCGATTTGGTATGCCTCAATCTCCAAGATAGTATCATTTCGTAGTGTGATCCACCATGACTGGGGAAAGGAGGTTGACTTCATGGTTTTTCTCGTTGGTGATTTGTTCAGGTGTCCAAGATGGAGATGTATTTGACGACAACAGATCACATTGTGAGATCAAGAGGTCCTTTTATCTCTTTCCTCTGTTGTGGTTATCTTTTATCTCTTTTCTCTGTTGTGGTTATCTTCCATATTATATTTAATCATGCTTTCTCGAGAAACAATCAAACGATTAACCTTCTGTATGAGTTTGGTAGGACCGTAGGAGGTATTGTCTATGCTTAATTGCCTAGATTTAAGGTGCTAGTCACTCCTGTTAATTTTTTAAAGAAGATAAATAAGTCAAAtcatgttccttttttttttcaaattgctGCACTTAATCTATCTGAACAAATTCAATCTATTTAAACAACACAAAACATGCAGGGGCATGTATGCTTACGCTCTGATTGCCAGAAGAAACTGAAAATGGCAACAACAAGTGTGCGCCACTTTATTGGATTAATAAATTgcagttttgaaaaaaaaatgtgaagTTCATTATTTTATATTCTGTTCAACACAACCTGCCAAATTCTCTTTCTTGGGGCATCTGTTCCTGATAGATTTGAACTTAATATCATTAACCTTCTAGTGGCAGATGCATATTGTTTGCTAGTTATTTACTTGTAAGTTTTTATTCTACAGGAATACTGCTCCTCGGGGAGATATTGTCTCGAATTTCGGTTAAATGGTTAGACGTCAATACCATCACAACTTTGTCAGATTTTTTTATATCAAGATTGGTAAGTTTTGATACTTTGATTATGTGGATCATTATTGTTTCCTCTTAAAATACTGTCCTAGAGCTTTAAGTATTAAAGGGGTCAAAAGAAAGAACTCTGAATCATGGTTCTGAAGTACACTTTATGTATGATCACAATTGCTTGAAAATAGTTTCACGTATTGTTATTCTTACCTGATTTTATTTAGTAAATATTACCTTCTGTTTATGTAACTTTCTTATTGCAAACATGGAGCGAGATCAATACCTGggtgataaggaaaccaaactaGGGAAGCTAATGGCTTTAGACTTATCCAAGTTCTTATCAGACCAAGGCATTCTTTTGTAATATAACAATAACAATCAAGCCTCTTTGTCCCAAGCAAGGTGGGGTAGCTAGAGGTGAAATCCAACAGCTGCAAACAAGGAGAATATGGAAAGTGAAATGTTTTTTAATATAGATGATGGCAAAAGGCCTTCTTTTAAGTAGacaaaattatttttctttatctGGGATGCTTACCTTCAACAACAAAGCTTTTTTCTTCTCCCGAGCAAGTTAGGCCATGCTAGAAATGTTTACCAAGCCTTTTAGGGAAAAAAACTGCAATGGCTAGAAATGTCATCACTGCCTAAACCTGACGCTTTATTTAGTTTCTAAGGTACGAGTTACGTATAGCAAAACTGTCAAAATTATGGTTTTGAAAATTGTGGTTTCTCTTGCGTGTTGTCAAGTGTCGATGGTTACACTGACAATAAATCTCTTTTCTACACAAGCAAGGTTTTGCATCTCAGTGGGATGCAGTTTACTAAGATGGCTGCTGAATATTGTTgtaacttcattttttttcctttttgcatatcAGTCAGATTGGCAAGCAATACGGGGAGCACTTGTTGGTTGCCTGGCACTATTGCACAGAAAGCAAGGTGTTGGTTGTATCGTAATTGCCGATGTCAAAAGAATCGTTGAGTCTTTCTTACAGAATGTTCAAGTGCAATCACTTGCAGCTGCTGACCGCAAGGTTGATTTGATTCATCAGTACAAAGATGCTTATATAAGTTTAGATCTTAATCTGATATACTGATATCTTTTCCATCTTTATGTTTGGCTCAAGCTGTGCTTCCAAATTCTGAGCTGCATACTGGATCGGTACCCGGAAGTCGTCAAAACAATGGTGTGGTGATTACTCAATATCTGAACGACAGAGTCACTATCATAATGTCAAAACATAGTTGCTATCATT from Setaria italica strain Yugu1 chromosome II, Setaria_italica_v2.0, whole genome shotgun sequence encodes the following:
- the LOC101786646 gene encoding BTB/POZ and MATH domain-containing protein 2, which gives rise to MQNTKTMSTWNSGSEQGMGVFHICGYSQHINTAAGEKKKILVSSTFRAGGHHWAIFFRPDGFSDKSVAGIVIASKHVKLRASYELRLVDQSTGLLVSVHKEAPREFQRDKDFHSAISFFRAKRSIFESPTCLRDDCLTMECTVTVIKEPWRTGTKTIPKIQVPQSDMAGHYAKLLEEKVGVDVTFSVGGEEFAAHKVVLATRSPVFKAQLYGPLREAGAVPITIEDMQPDVFRELLHFIYTDSLPPLDYLKADARTDMIRHLLVAADRYGMERLTLMCQSILCENLCVQTVATTFALADQHQCDMLKDACLEFITCSIARDAVQRTQGYRNLKRTCPPDVIEVFEKACRFRKA